The Xanthomonas sontii genome contains a region encoding:
- a CDS encoding Rieske (2Fe-2S) protein → MTESSAVLAPLHDLVSGELAEAEALIGGEPESLLLYREGDRVRAWLNVCPHAGRRLDWAPGQFLKSREGHVVCAAHGAAFELQGGLCVSGPCRGQSLHAVPVEVRAGQVVLV, encoded by the coding sequence ATGACCGAATCATCTGCCGTGCTGGCGCCGCTGCACGACCTGGTTTCCGGCGAGCTGGCCGAGGCCGAGGCGCTGATCGGCGGCGAGCCCGAATCGCTGCTGCTGTACCGCGAGGGCGACCGCGTGCGTGCGTGGTTGAACGTGTGCCCGCATGCCGGGCGCCGCCTGGACTGGGCGCCGGGGCAGTTCCTGAAAAGCCGCGAGGGCCACGTGGTGTGCGCCGCGCACGGGGCCGCGTTCGAGCTGCAGGGCGGACTGTGCGTGTCCGGCCCGTGCCGCGGCCAGAGCCTGCATGCGGTGCCGGTGGAGGTACGGGCAGGGCAGGTGGTGCTGGTCTAG
- a CDS encoding SLC13 family permease, whose product MDTALTLTTDMKLVLGLVGFTMAMFVFERIRADVVALVVLVVLGVTGLIAPEELFSGFSGNAVMSIIATTILGAGLERTGALNRLASWLLRRARGVEERLMLLTTAIAGLNSSFMQNPSVMALYLPVASRLAGRTGLTLQRLLLPIAAAIVMGGALTMVGNSPLILLNDLLQSANNNLPSGMATIEPLRMFAPLPIGVALLAASLIYFRVRGDKALAEEERLINDGVTPARTESYFARTYGIEGDVFELIVSADSPLVGMTLGEAETVHNAPLLLALKTGNDTRLAPPADMRIWVGSVLGVMGARQQVADFAQNQFLRLSSRLRNLGDLFNPSRAGISEAVIPPTSRFIGKSAAELRLRKQAGISLLAINRDKQVIREDVRKVPLRAGDMLVFHSIWQDLAQASESRDFVVVTDYPKGEHRPHKFKIAMTIFALTILIALTSRLPVALTLMTGVAGMLLTGVLRMDEAYAAINWKTVFLMAGLIPLGWAMDSSGAAAWVAGHTIARLPEGMPVWALEIALGLLTTAFSLVISHVGATIVMVPIAVNLALAAGGNPTAFALIVALSASNNLMTASNPVISMITGPANYQPRELWRVGGPLSLVYTLVVVLMVNLMSMGWWHAL is encoded by the coding sequence ATGGATACCGCGCTGACGCTGACCACCGATATGAAGCTCGTGCTCGGGCTGGTCGGCTTCACCATGGCGATGTTCGTGTTCGAGCGGATCCGTGCCGACGTGGTGGCGCTGGTGGTGCTGGTGGTGCTCGGGGTCACCGGCCTGATCGCGCCGGAGGAGCTGTTCAGCGGCTTCTCCGGTAACGCGGTGATGAGCATCATCGCCACCACCATCCTCGGCGCCGGGCTGGAGCGCACCGGCGCGCTGAACCGGCTGGCCTCGTGGCTGCTGCGCCGCGCACGCGGGGTGGAGGAGCGGCTGATGCTGCTGACCACCGCCATCGCCGGGCTCAATTCCTCGTTCATGCAGAACCCGTCGGTGATGGCGCTGTACCTGCCGGTGGCCTCGCGCCTGGCCGGACGCACCGGGCTGACCCTGCAGCGGCTGCTGCTGCCGATCGCCGCGGCCATCGTGATGGGCGGCGCGCTGACCATGGTCGGCAACTCGCCGCTGATCCTGCTCAACGACCTGCTGCAGTCGGCCAACAACAACCTGCCCTCGGGCATGGCCACCATCGAGCCGCTGCGCATGTTCGCGCCGCTGCCGATCGGCGTGGCGCTGCTGGCGGCCTCGCTGATCTATTTCCGCGTGCGCGGCGACAAGGCGCTGGCCGAAGAAGAGCGGCTGATCAACGATGGCGTCACCCCGGCGCGCACCGAGAGCTATTTCGCCCGCACCTACGGCATCGAAGGCGATGTGTTCGAGCTGATCGTCAGCGCCGACAGTCCGCTGGTCGGCATGACCCTCGGCGAAGCCGAGACCGTGCACAACGCACCGCTGCTGCTCGCCCTGAAGACCGGCAACGACACCCGTCTGGCGCCGCCGGCGGACATGCGCATCTGGGTCGGCAGCGTGCTCGGGGTGATGGGCGCGCGCCAGCAGGTCGCCGATTTCGCGCAGAACCAGTTCCTGCGCCTGTCCTCGCGCCTGCGCAACCTCGGCGACCTGTTCAACCCCAGCCGCGCCGGCATCTCCGAGGCGGTGATCCCGCCGACCTCGCGCTTCATCGGCAAGAGCGCGGCAGAACTGCGCCTGCGCAAGCAGGCCGGGATCAGCCTGCTGGCGATCAACCGCGACAAGCAGGTGATCCGCGAGGACGTGCGCAAGGTGCCGCTGCGCGCCGGCGACATGCTGGTGTTCCACAGCATCTGGCAGGATCTGGCGCAGGCCTCGGAAAGCCGCGACTTCGTGGTGGTCACCGACTACCCCAAGGGCGAGCACCGCCCGCACAAGTTCAAGATCGCGATGACGATCTTCGCCCTGACCATCCTGATCGCGCTGACCTCCAGGCTGCCGGTGGCGCTGACCCTGATGACCGGCGTGGCCGGCATGCTGCTGACCGGCGTGCTGCGCATGGACGAGGCCTACGCGGCGATCAACTGGAAGACCGTGTTCCTGATGGCCGGGCTGATCCCGCTGGGCTGGGCGATGGACAGCAGCGGCGCGGCGGCCTGGGTCGCCGGGCATACCATTGCGCGACTACCGGAAGGCATGCCGGTGTGGGCGCTGGAGATCGCCCTGGGCCTGCTGACCACCGCGTTCTCGCTGGTGATCAGCCATGTCGGCGCGACCATCGTGATGGTGCCGATCGCGGTCAACCTGGCGCTGGCGGCCGGCGGCAATCCCACCGCGTTCGCCCTGATCGTGGCGCTGTCGGCGTCCAACAACCTGATGACCGCGTCCAATCCGGTGATCTCGATGATCACCGGCCCGGCCAACTACCAGCCGCGCGAACTGTGGCGCGTCGGCGGCCCGCTGTCGCTGGTCTACACCCTGGTGGTGGTGCTGATGGTCAACCTGATGTCGATGGGCTGGTGGCACGCGCTGTAG
- the trmB gene encoding tRNA (guanosine(46)-N7)-methyltransferase TrmB, producing the protein MTDPFSSAGAKTPPKPFTVEEGHRQVRSFVLRQGRFTPAQQRAFDALWPRFGLDYSGQPRDLDATFGRTAPKVLEIGFGNGAALRHAAQHDPSRDYIGIEVHAPGVGRLLNALAEDGADHVRLYHHDAVEVLQHEIADGSLDEVRIYFPDPWHKKRHNKRRLLQPAFAALLVRKLRAGGRLHCATDWADYAEQMWDVLDATPGLVNRAGPRGHVPRPDWRPQTHFETRGQNLGHGVWDLLYDRESGTGNGESEEPSSAAPR; encoded by the coding sequence ATGACCGATCCGTTCTCCAGCGCCGGCGCCAAGACCCCGCCGAAACCCTTCACCGTCGAGGAAGGCCATCGCCAGGTGCGCAGCTTCGTGCTGCGCCAGGGGCGCTTCACGCCGGCGCAGCAGCGCGCGTTCGACGCGCTGTGGCCGCGCTTCGGCCTGGACTACAGCGGCCAGCCACGCGATCTGGACGCCACTTTCGGCCGCACCGCGCCCAAGGTGCTGGAGATCGGCTTCGGCAACGGCGCCGCGCTGCGCCATGCCGCGCAGCACGACCCCAGCCGCGACTACATCGGCATCGAGGTGCATGCGCCCGGCGTGGGCCGCCTGCTCAACGCCCTGGCCGAGGACGGCGCCGATCACGTGCGCCTGTACCACCACGATGCGGTGGAGGTGCTGCAGCACGAGATCGCCGACGGCAGCCTGGACGAAGTGCGCATCTACTTCCCCGACCCCTGGCACAAGAAGCGCCACAACAAGCGGCGCCTGCTGCAGCCGGCCTTCGCCGCGCTGCTGGTGCGCAAGCTGCGCGCCGGCGGCCGCCTGCACTGCGCCACCGACTGGGCCGACTACGCCGAACAGATGTGGGACGTGCTCGACGCCACCCCCGGCCTGGTCAACCGCGCCGGCCCGCGCGGCCACGTCCCGCGCCCGGACTGGCGCCCGCAGACCCACTTCGAGACCCGCGGCCAGAATCTGGGGCATGGGGTGTGGGATTTGCTGTACGACCGGGAATCGGGAACGGGGAATGGGGAATCGGAAGAGCCCTCGTCTGCCGCCCCCCGCTAG
- a CDS encoding thiazole synthase translates to MNAPAPHDALVIAGKPYRSRLLTGTGKFADLEQTRLATEAAAAQIVTVAIRRSNIGQNPGEPNLLDVLPPEQYTILPNTAGCYTAEDAVRTCRLARELLDGHNLTKLEVLGDQRTLFPDVVQTLKAAEILVADGFEVMVYTSDDPILAKRLEEIGCVAVMPLAAPIGSGLGIQNRYNLLEIIDNAKVPIIVDAGVGTASDAAIAMELGCDGVLMNTAIAGARNPVLMASAMRKAVEAGREAFLAGRIPRKRYASASSPVDGLIG, encoded by the coding sequence ATGAACGCTCCCGCCCCCCACGATGCGCTGGTGATCGCCGGCAAACCCTACCGTTCGCGCCTGCTCACCGGCACCGGCAAGTTCGCCGATCTCGAACAGACCCGCCTGGCCACCGAGGCAGCCGCCGCGCAGATCGTCACCGTGGCGATCCGCCGCAGCAACATCGGCCAGAACCCGGGCGAGCCCAACCTGCTCGACGTGCTGCCGCCGGAGCAGTACACCATCCTGCCCAACACCGCCGGCTGCTACACCGCCGAGGACGCGGTGCGCACCTGCCGGCTGGCGCGCGAACTGCTCGACGGCCACAACCTGACCAAGCTGGAAGTGCTGGGCGACCAGCGCACCCTGTTCCCGGACGTGGTGCAGACCCTCAAGGCCGCGGAAATCCTGGTCGCCGACGGCTTCGAGGTGATGGTCTATACCAGCGACGACCCGATCCTGGCCAAGCGCCTGGAAGAGATCGGCTGCGTGGCGGTGATGCCGTTGGCCGCGCCGATCGGCTCCGGCCTGGGCATCCAGAACCGCTACAACCTGCTGGAGATCATCGACAACGCCAAGGTGCCGATCATCGTCGACGCCGGCGTCGGCACCGCCTCGGACGCGGCGATCGCGATGGAGCTCGGTTGCGACGGCGTGCTGATGAACACCGCCATCGCCGGCGCGCGCAATCCCGTGCTGATGGCCAGCGCCATGCGCAAGGCGGTGGAAGCCGGCCGCGAGGCGTTCCTGGCCGGGCGCATCCCGCGCAAGCGCTACGCCAGCGCCTCCTCGCCGGTCGACGGACTGATCGGGTGA
- the thiS gene encoding sulfur carrier protein ThiS: MNIELNGRQCTLAPATTVAALLQAEGLGQRRVAVEVNGEIVPRGAHAEHELHAGDRVEIVHALGGG, translated from the coding sequence ATGAACATCGAATTGAACGGCAGACAATGCACGCTGGCGCCGGCCACCACCGTGGCCGCGCTGCTGCAGGCCGAAGGACTGGGCCAGCGGCGCGTGGCGGTCGAGGTCAACGGCGAGATCGTGCCGCGCGGCGCGCATGCCGAGCACGAACTGCACGCCGGCGACCGGGTCGAGATCGTGCACGCGCTGGGCGGCGGCTGA
- a CDS encoding autotransporter domain-containing esterase — MTSSIRPLRSLLAAAIVLAAAPAFAQSTYSRTVFFGDSLTDAGYYRPLLPASVRAVTGQFTTNPDFVWAQYVAEYYGTNAAANGNGQIGDDYAAGNARVGVANPSALGVAPSLATQASNYLAANGGKADPNALYSVWGGANDLFAIAGGAPVQATIGNAVTAEVGIVASLQNAGARYVMVNNLPDVGITPRFRAGGAAAMAQGTALATAYNTALFSGLKSAGLRVIPVDTFHLLQEVVANPGAYGFTNVTGTACQPQITAQSLTCNPTSYVSADAADTYVFADGVHPTGRTHELLAQYALSILEGPRTQQILTHSAQMVGRSRADQVAWHVDGRPEADGVRWWGNLRGDMQRYQHGDLYDGMAPAGLFGVDWSRGEWVFGGFGGFGRTDADFGNRGGDYTQDDSTLGGFAGWYGEHAWVNAQVSYTWLSYDVTRKVNLGPATIEHKGSPDGSNLTAALQGGYEFGEGSFKHGPVAAAIWQKVKLDGYTESNPNSSALGYSDRDVESMVGRIGWKASIDAGTVKPYLQATYDHEFKKNQEATAYLQTMSDLGEYAVPGINFDRNYASVVLGARTKLWGFESNVGLATTTGQSRAHDTSLFVNFGGSF, encoded by the coding sequence ATGACTTCGTCCATCCGTCCGCTCCGCTCGCTGCTCGCCGCCGCGATCGTGCTCGCCGCCGCACCTGCGTTCGCGCAGTCCACCTATAGCCGCACCGTGTTCTTCGGCGACAGCCTGACCGACGCGGGCTACTACCGTCCGCTGCTGCCGGCCTCGGTGCGTGCGGTGACCGGCCAGTTCACCACCAACCCCGACTTCGTCTGGGCGCAGTACGTGGCCGAGTACTACGGCACCAACGCCGCCGCCAACGGCAACGGCCAGATCGGCGACGACTATGCCGCCGGCAATGCCCGTGTCGGCGTGGCCAACCCGAGCGCGCTGGGCGTGGCGCCGTCGCTGGCCACCCAGGCCAGCAACTACCTGGCCGCCAACGGCGGCAAGGCCGACCCGAACGCGCTGTATTCGGTGTGGGGCGGTGCCAACGACCTGTTCGCCATCGCCGGCGGTGCGCCGGTGCAGGCCACCATCGGCAATGCCGTGACCGCCGAAGTGGGCATCGTCGCCAGCCTGCAGAACGCCGGTGCGCGCTACGTCATGGTCAACAACCTGCCGGACGTCGGCATCACCCCGCGCTTCCGCGCCGGCGGCGCCGCGGCGATGGCGCAGGGCACCGCGCTCGCCACCGCCTACAACACCGCGCTGTTCTCCGGCCTCAAGAGCGCCGGGCTGCGGGTGATCCCGGTCGATACCTTCCACCTGCTGCAGGAAGTGGTGGCCAACCCGGGCGCCTACGGCTTCACCAACGTCACCGGCACCGCCTGCCAGCCGCAGATCACCGCGCAGTCGCTGACCTGCAACCCGACCAGCTACGTGAGCGCCGATGCCGCCGACACCTACGTGTTCGCCGACGGCGTGCACCCGACCGGCCGCACCCACGAACTGCTGGCGCAGTACGCGCTGTCGATCCTGGAAGGCCCGCGCACCCAGCAGATCCTGACGCACTCGGCGCAGATGGTCGGCCGCTCGCGCGCCGACCAGGTCGCCTGGCACGTCGACGGCCGCCCGGAAGCGGATGGCGTGCGCTGGTGGGGCAACCTGCGCGGCGACATGCAGCGCTACCAGCATGGCGACCTGTACGACGGCATGGCCCCGGCGGGTCTGTTCGGCGTGGATTGGTCGCGTGGCGAGTGGGTGTTCGGCGGCTTCGGCGGCTTCGGTCGCACCGATGCCGACTTCGGCAACCGCGGCGGCGACTATACCCAGGACGACAGCACCCTCGGCGGCTTCGCCGGCTGGTACGGCGAGCATGCCTGGGTCAACGCCCAGGTCAGCTACACCTGGCTGAGCTACGACGTCACCCGCAAGGTCAACCTCGGCCCGGCCACCATCGAGCACAAGGGCTCGCCGGACGGCAGCAACCTGACCGCGGCGCTGCAGGGCGGCTACGAGTTCGGCGAAGGCAGCTTCAAGCACGGCCCGGTGGCCGCGGCGATCTGGCAGAAGGTCAAGCTCGACGGCTACACCGAGAGCAACCCGAACTCCAGCGCGCTGGGCTACAGCGACCGCGACGTCGAGTCGATGGTCGGCCGCATCGGCTGGAAGGCCAGCATCGATGCCGGCACGGTGAAGCCGTACCTGCAGGCCACCTACGACCACGAGTTCAAGAAGAACCAGGAAGCCACCGCGTACCTGCAGACCATGTCCGACCTGGGCGAGTACGCGGTGCCGGGCATCAACTTCGACCGCAACTACGCGTCGGTGGTGCTGGGCGCGCGGACCAAGCTGTGGGGCTTCGAGAGCAACGTCGGCCTCGCCACCACCACCGGCCAGTCGCGCGCACACGACACCTCGCTGTTCGTGAACTTCGGCGGCAGCTTCTAA
- a CDS encoding histidine phosphatase family protein translates to MTTLILARHGHVDWIAPERFRGRAELPLSQLGELQAAALATRVAQSWTPHAIYTSPLSRCVRTGAAIAQATGVPTRTLDDLSDIDYGQWQGLTHDEVGAGWPEMARTWFAMPDLAVIPGGETLADVLVRAMRVLQNILHHHSGQTVVLVGHDSINRVLLLQCLGLSLRRYWRIKQEPCCVNEIVIEENDFTLYRLNETHHTLGLRA, encoded by the coding sequence ATGACCACCCTGATCCTCGCCCGCCATGGGCATGTCGACTGGATTGCACCCGAGCGGTTCCGCGGGCGTGCGGAGTTGCCGCTATCGCAGCTTGGCGAACTGCAGGCCGCAGCCTTGGCGACGCGCGTCGCGCAAAGCTGGACACCGCACGCGATCTACACCAGTCCGCTGTCGCGGTGCGTGCGGACCGGTGCGGCAATCGCGCAAGCGACCGGCGTGCCGACCAGGACCCTGGACGACCTGTCCGACATCGATTACGGCCAGTGGCAGGGACTGACGCACGACGAGGTAGGTGCAGGTTGGCCAGAGATGGCGCGGACCTGGTTCGCCATGCCCGACCTCGCAGTGATCCCAGGAGGCGAAACGCTGGCGGATGTCCTGGTTCGCGCCATGCGGGTTCTACAGAACATCCTGCACCATCACAGCGGCCAGACCGTGGTCCTCGTCGGCCACGACAGCATCAATCGGGTACTTCTGCTGCAATGCCTAGGACTTTCGCTGAGGCGCTATTGGCGCATCAAGCAGGAGCCGTGCTGCGTGAATGAAATCGTGATCGAAGAAAATGACTTCACCCTCTATCGCCTCAACGAAACCCATCACACGCTCGGGCTTCGCGCCTAG
- a CDS encoding phosphocholine-specific phospholipase C yields MALGAGATMPLLPGVIRSALAVPPARVTGTLQDVQHVVILMQENRSFDHYFGCLRGVRGYGDPRPLRLPSGKPVWYQPERKGSDRYVLPFRLNSQTSSAQWMKDLNHDWKGSHETWKHHDAWIAQKSAMSMGHFQREDLPFYYALADAFTLCDGYHASLFGPTNPNRMYMFTGTSGLSVGNDGEQAVNNRDDGNWTADMARDNPRFPGYTWSTYSERLQQAGISWQVYQEFDNYGDNSHPYFANFRKLDRASPLYRRGRAIVPGSTADNAKASRGEHLVAAFERDVRAGTLPQVSWIVAPYLLSEHPEATPAYGESLSARLLEVLAASPEVWSKTVFLINYDENDGFFDHVPPALPAIRPELGASNVDLHGEDYHGVPVGLGPRVPMLVVSPWSRGGWVNSQVFDHTSVLRFLEQRFGVMEPNINPWRRAVAGDLTSTLDFVGHDSAPVALPDTRDYIARIDATATLPPPQRPAQQALPVQEPGQRPARALPYDFDVRLEVQADARVLRMRNRGTAGVALNTYADEGVAGPWFYTLAAGSELQDARPWRGAAADAGYALRVHGPNGFLREFHGDGIGDAGLQAEADYDAVAQCLLLTLVNAGEQPCALRVRNGYRGDGGEQAITLAAGDRTVLRLPLQAQHHWYDLTIDSATLPQWRRRLAGHIETGRPSMSDPAIGRAVDA; encoded by the coding sequence ATGGCCCTTGGGGCTGGCGCGACCATGCCGCTGTTGCCGGGCGTCATCCGCAGTGCGCTGGCGGTGCCGCCGGCGCGGGTCACCGGCACGCTGCAGGACGTGCAGCATGTGGTGATCCTGATGCAGGAGAACCGCTCCTTCGATCATTACTTCGGCTGTCTGCGCGGGGTGCGCGGCTATGGCGATCCGCGGCCGCTGCGGCTGCCCAGCGGCAAGCCGGTCTGGTACCAGCCCGAGCGCAAGGGCAGCGATCGTTACGTGCTGCCGTTCCGGCTCAACAGCCAGACCAGCAGCGCGCAGTGGATGAAGGATCTCAACCACGACTGGAAGGGCTCGCACGAGACCTGGAAGCACCACGATGCCTGGATCGCGCAGAAGAGCGCGATGAGCATGGGCCACTTCCAGCGCGAGGACCTGCCGTTCTACTACGCGCTGGCCGACGCCTTCACCCTTTGCGACGGCTACCACGCCTCGCTGTTCGGCCCGACCAATCCCAATCGCATGTACATGTTCACCGGCACCAGCGGCCTGAGCGTCGGCAACGACGGCGAGCAGGCGGTGAACAACCGCGACGACGGCAACTGGACCGCGGACATGGCGCGCGACAATCCGCGCTTTCCCGGCTATACCTGGAGCACCTACTCCGAGCGCCTGCAGCAGGCCGGCATCAGTTGGCAGGTCTATCAGGAGTTCGATAACTACGGCGACAACAGCCATCCGTACTTCGCTAACTTTCGCAAGCTGGACCGCGCGTCGCCGTTGTACCGCCGCGGCCGCGCCATCGTGCCTGGCTCCACCGCCGACAACGCCAAGGCCTCGCGCGGCGAACACCTGGTGGCCGCGTTCGAGCGCGACGTGCGCGCCGGTACGCTGCCGCAGGTGTCGTGGATCGTCGCGCCGTACCTGCTCAGCGAGCATCCCGAGGCCACCCCGGCCTATGGCGAATCCTTGAGCGCGCGGCTTCTGGAGGTGCTGGCCGCTTCGCCGGAGGTCTGGTCGAAGACGGTGTTCCTGATCAACTACGACGAGAACGACGGCTTCTTCGACCACGTGCCGCCGGCGTTGCCGGCGATCCGGCCGGAGCTGGGCGCCAGCAACGTGGATCTGCATGGCGAGGACTATCACGGCGTGCCGGTCGGGCTGGGGCCGCGGGTGCCGATGCTGGTGGTGTCGCCGTGGAGCCGCGGCGGCTGGGTGAACTCGCAGGTGTTCGACCACACCTCGGTGCTGCGCTTCCTGGAGCAGCGTTTCGGCGTGATGGAGCCGAACATCAATCCCTGGCGCCGCGCGGTTGCCGGCGATCTGACCTCCACGCTGGACTTCGTCGGCCACGATTCGGCGCCGGTTGCCTTGCCGGATACCCGCGACTACATCGCCCGCATCGATGCCACCGCGACGCTGCCGCCGCCACAGCGCCCTGCCCAGCAGGCGCTGCCGGTGCAGGAGCCCGGGCAGCGCCCGGCACGCGCGTTGCCGTACGATTTCGATGTGCGGCTAGAGGTGCAGGCGGACGCGCGCGTGTTGCGCATGCGCAACCGCGGCACGGCCGGCGTTGCGCTCAATACCTATGCCGACGAGGGTGTGGCCGGGCCCTGGTTCTACACACTGGCCGCCGGCAGCGAGCTGCAGGATGCGCGCCCCTGGCGCGGCGCTGCCGCCGATGCCGGCTACGCGTTGCGCGTGCACGGGCCCAATGGGTTCCTGCGCGAGTTCCATGGCGACGGGATCGGCGATGCCGGTCTGCAGGCCGAGGCCGACTACGATGCCGTCGCGCAATGCTTGCTGCTGACGCTGGTCAATGCCGGTGAGCAGCCCTGCGCGTTGCGCGTGCGCAACGGGTATCGCGGCGATGGTGGCGAGCAGGCGATCACGCTGGCTGCCGGTGATCGCACCGTCCTGCGTCTGCCGCTGCAGGCACAGCACCACTGGTATGACCTGACCATCGACAGCGCGACTTTGCCGCAGTGGCGGCGGCGCCTGGCCGGGCACATCGAGACCGGCCGGCCGAGCATGAGCGATCCGGCGATCGGCCGCGCGGTCGACGCGTAG
- a CDS encoding TonB-dependent receptor, which produces MTPTSRSLRPHALVLAIVSALPAFAALAETAPAAATATADAAASASGNDATMLDAITVVSSGTTRQVQRITREDIGIAAPGTSALKVLDKLPGVQFQSADPFGAYEWSTAISLHGFDQSRLGFTLDGVPLGNMSYSVSDGLQVTRAIISENVASVELAQGAGGLGTPSSSNLGGTVRYYSADPDADAGFRFSQTLGSDSTRRTYLRGDTGDIHGFSLYTSLVHGEMDKWKGYGNNEYNQANAKALYQWGDGNRVSLYLDSSHRKEYDIMDLSLTSQRVLGWDWDYLMPDWNSAVQIANALNGKGSYPASLNGLPADYDKADASYYSGAGLRRDNLAALSGTFNLGGSATLNLTGYYHDNNGEGQWTTPYVASSPSVPLSMRTTDYRLNRHGVTGSLNFTVAGNEIEVGGWYQNAKTVQERNYFLLDGPFTDLYYFNKNGTLFARGFAQHYDTDTTMIYAQDTLRLMDERLTLNFGAKKLIVDTTAQSQVPSASNAAGEIKADSDLLPQVGINYKIDDHQEVYASYNKNMAGFGFTPFQESQAAFNAIKGSLEPETAQTYELGYRVRGAGVEASLALYHTTFDDRLLVTSPCSAIQTCSATLNNVGSVRSQGADLAVIWRPIEQLRWLNSLSYDDSTYQDDYLNGGVVATSGKRVVGIPEWMFSSSLAYENAGWHASLDGKYTGRRYISYLNDSSVPSYWRFDLSAGYDFGQVGMFQNLGLSANVTNLFDKRYFATVGTNGYVVSDPNGYNQTLMAGAPRQFFVTFSGKF; this is translated from the coding sequence ATGACCCCCACTTCCAGATCCTTGCGCCCGCACGCGCTGGTGCTCGCCATCGTGTCCGCCCTGCCGGCCTTCGCCGCGCTGGCCGAGACCGCGCCGGCCGCCGCCACCGCAACCGCCGATGCGGCGGCCAGCGCGAGCGGCAACGATGCCACCATGCTCGACGCGATCACCGTCGTGTCCAGCGGCACCACCCGCCAGGTGCAGCGCATCACCCGTGAGGACATCGGAATCGCCGCCCCCGGCACCAGCGCGCTGAAGGTCCTGGACAAGCTGCCCGGCGTGCAGTTCCAGTCGGCCGACCCGTTCGGCGCCTACGAATGGTCCACCGCGATCAGCCTGCACGGCTTCGACCAGAGCCGGCTTGGCTTCACCCTGGACGGCGTGCCGCTGGGCAACATGAGCTACAGCGTCAGCGACGGCTTGCAGGTGACCCGCGCGATCATTTCCGAGAACGTGGCCTCGGTGGAACTGGCGCAGGGCGCCGGCGGCCTGGGCACGCCGTCGAGCAGCAACCTCGGCGGCACCGTGCGCTACTACTCCGCCGATCCGGATGCCGACGCCGGCTTCCGCTTCAGCCAGACCCTCGGCTCCGACAGCACCCGCCGCACCTACCTGCGCGGCGACACCGGCGACATCCACGGCTTCTCGCTGTACACCTCGCTGGTGCACGGCGAAATGGACAAGTGGAAGGGCTACGGCAACAACGAGTACAACCAGGCCAACGCCAAGGCGCTGTACCAGTGGGGCGATGGCAACCGGGTCAGCCTGTACCTGGACAGCTCGCACCGCAAGGAATACGACATCATGGACCTGTCGCTGACCTCGCAGCGAGTCCTCGGCTGGGATTGGGACTACCTGATGCCGGACTGGAACAGCGCGGTGCAGATCGCCAACGCGCTCAACGGTAAGGGCAGCTACCCGGCCAGCCTCAACGGCCTGCCGGCCGACTACGACAAGGCCGACGCGTCCTACTACTCCGGCGCCGGCCTGCGCCGCGACAACCTGGCCGCGCTCAGCGGCACGTTCAACCTCGGCGGCAGCGCCACGCTGAACCTGACCGGCTACTACCACGACAACAACGGCGAAGGCCAGTGGACCACGCCGTACGTCGCGTCCTCGCCCAGCGTGCCGCTGTCGATGCGCACCACCGACTACCGCCTCAACCGCCATGGCGTCACCGGCTCGCTGAACTTCACCGTGGCCGGCAACGAGATCGAGGTCGGCGGCTGGTACCAGAACGCCAAGACCGTGCAGGAGCGCAACTACTTCCTGCTCGACGGTCCGTTCACCGACCTGTACTACTTCAACAAGAACGGCACCCTGTTCGCGCGCGGCTTCGCCCAGCACTACGATACCGACACCACCATGATCTACGCGCAGGACACGCTGCGCCTGATGGACGAGCGCCTGACCCTGAACTTCGGCGCCAAGAAGTTGATCGTCGACACCACCGCGCAGTCGCAGGTGCCGTCCGCGTCCAATGCCGCCGGCGAGATCAAGGCCGACTCGGACCTGCTACCGCAGGTCGGCATCAACTACAAGATCGACGATCACCAGGAGGTCTACGCCTCCTACAACAAGAACATGGCCGGCTTCGGCTTCACCCCGTTCCAGGAATCGCAGGCCGCGTTCAATGCGATCAAGGGCTCGCTGGAGCCGGAGACCGCGCAGACCTACGAACTGGGTTACCGCGTGCGCGGCGCCGGCGTGGAAGCGTCGCTGGCCCTGTACCACACCACCTTCGACGACCGCCTGCTGGTCACCTCGCCGTGCAGCGCGATCCAGACCTGCTCGGCCACGCTCAACAACGTCGGTTCGGTGCGTAGCCAGGGTGCCGACCTGGCGGTGATCTGGCGTCCGATCGAACAGCTGCGCTGGCTGAACTCGCTGTCCTATGACGACTCGACCTACCAGGACGACTACCTCAACGGCGGTGTGGTGGCGACCTCCGGCAAGCGCGTGGTCGGCATCCCCGAGTGGATGTTCTCCAGCAGCCTGGCCTACGAGAACGCCGGCTGGCACGCCTCGCTGGACGGCAAGTACACCGGCCGCCGCTACATCAGCTACCTCAACGACTCGTCGGTGCCCAGCTACTGGCGCTTCGACCTCAGCGCCGGCTACGACTTCGGCCAGGTCGGCATGTTCCAGAACCTGGGCCTGAGCGCGAACGTCACCAACCTGTTCGACAAACGCTACTTCGCGACCGTCGGCACCAATGGCTACGTCGTCTCCGACCCCAACGGCTACAACCAGACGCTGATGGCCGGTGCGCCGCGCCAGTTCTTCGTCACCTTCAGCGGCAAGTTCTGA